Below is a window of Pseudodesulfovibrio sp. 5S69 DNA.
GACGACATCGGCCTGGTGAGCTTCTCCCTGGTCTTCTACGTGCTCTACACCTTGTGGTACGGTTTCGCCATCCTGTTCGTCTTTGAAGGATGGGGACTCAAGCTCAGTCACTAAGTGTCGGAATGCGCATCATACCCTAGCCCCGCGTGGTCCGGCGGTCCCCCCCGGCCGCCGGACCACGCACCCGATCTAGGAAGGGATTTACTCCTGTGCGAAATGATTGTATTTTCTCCAAATGAGGAAACGTGCATGAATCTCCAGAACTATTATGACACCGTCATGGAGCTGACCCACGGCATCGTGGTCACGCTCGATCTCGACGGGGGGATCATCCACGGCAACTCCGAGCTGGAACACCTCTCGGGGTATCATCTCCAGGAGCTGGCGGGCCGCGACTGGTTCGAGGTCTTCATCCCCAGGGACGAACGGGACATGGCCCGGCGCGCCCTGCTCGAAAGCGTCCACGGCAAGGACATCACCGCCTTTGCCGGGCGCATCCGGGCCAAGGATGGGGACACGGTCTACGTCAACTGGAACCTCAAGCCCCTGACCGATTCCAACGGCGAGATCGTCAGCCTGCTGTGCGTGGGCCAGGACGTGACCGACCTGGTCCTGCGCGAGAAGGGCCTTTTGCGCGAGCGGTTCACGCTGCTGGAGCGCAACAAGGAACTCAACTGCCTGTACTCCCTGAGCCAGCTCATGGGCGAGATCCACCGGACCATGGACGACCTTCTGACCCAGGTGGTGGAGTTGCTCCCGGCGGCCTTCCAGAATCCGGAGATGACCTACGCCCGGCTGCGCATCGGGCACAAGATTTACGAGACCCCCGGCTTCGAGGAGAGCGACTTCATGCTCAAGTCCGACCTGGTGGTCAACGGGGATAAGCGGGGCTCGCTGTCGGTGGCCGTGCGCAACGACGCGGCCCGGCCCGGCTTTCTGGAGGACGAGAAGGACCTGTTCACCACCGTGGTCCAGCAGGTGGTCATCCTGGTCTCCAAGCGCGAGACCCGGCTGGCCAAGCAGGAGCTCGAACGGCAACTGCGCCAGTCCGACCGGCTGGCCAAGATCGGCCAGTTCTCGGCCGGGGTGGCCCACGAGATCAACGAGCCCCTGGCCAACATCCTCGGGTTTGCCGAGCTGGCCCTGCAAACCCCGGACCTGCCCGAGCAGGTGGCCACGGACCTGAACAACATCGTGGAGTCTTCCCTGCACGCCCGCGAGATCATCCGCAAGCTCATGTTTTTCGGTCGGCAATTGCCGCCCCAGCCCGCGTTCATCGATTTCAACGATACCGTGGAGCAGGCCCTGCGCATCACCGAGTCCGGGGCCCGGCGCGGGGACATCGAGATCGTCCGGGATTACGACCGCTCCCTGCCCAAGATCCTGGCCGACCCGCAGCACATGAAGCAGGTGGTGGTCAACCTGGTGGTCAACGCCATCCAGGCCATGACCGGGGGCGGCATCGTGACCATCCGGACCATCGGTCATGAGAGCGACGCCTATCTGGTGGTCGAGGACACCGGGCCGGGCATGCCCCCGGACGTGCTCAAGATGATCTTTACCCCGTTTTTCACCACCAAGGACGTGGACAAGGGTTCCGGCCTGGGGTTGTCCGTGATACACGGCATCGTCAAGGCCCACGGGGGATTCATTCAGGTGGAAAGCTCGCCGGACGGGGGGACCAGGGTGGAGGTCGCCTTTCCCTGCCATCTGCGCGACCCGGAGGATGAGCCATGAGCAGGACGGTCCGCATACTCGCGGTGGACGACAGCAAATCGACCCTGGAAGTGCTCAAGCGCAACCTCGTGCCCGCGGGCTACGAGGTCTTTACCTGCGGCCGGGTGGATGAGGCGGTGGCCCTGCTCGAGGACCTGGTCATCGACCTGGTCATCACCGACTACCGCATGCCAGCGGCCTCGGGGCTGGACCTGATCAAGCACGTGCGCGCCAACCTGCCGGACGTGGAAATCATGATGATCACCGGCTACCCGTCCATTCCCGGCGCGGTGGAGGCCATCAAGGACGGGGCGGGGGAGTACCTGGCCAAGCCGTTCACCACCGACGAACTGCTTTCCTCGGTGGGGCGCATCGTGGAGCGGTTGCAGCGCAGGCGGGTGCTTTCCTCGGCCGACACCCCGCCCGACAATTTCGGGATCATCGGCAACTCGCCGGAGATGGAGCTGGTCTTCCAGCGCATCGGCAAGGCCTCGGCCTCGGACGCCAACGTGCTCATCAGCGGCGAGTCCGGCACCGGCAAGGAGCTGGTGGCCAGGGCCGTACATTACAACAGCCACCGACGGACCGCGTCGTTCGTGCCGGTCAACTGCACGGCCATCCCGGACAGCCTGGTGGAGAGCGAGCTCTTCGGCCACGTCAAGGGGGCCTTCACCGGGGCCAAGGAGTCCAGGGCGGGCTTCTTCGAGGTGGCCAACGGCGGGTCCATCTTTCTGGACGAGATCGGCGACGCCAGCCCGACCATGCAGGCCAAGCTCCTGCGGGTCCTCCAGTCCAAGGAGTTCTGCAAGGTGGGGTCGAGCCTGGGCAAGACCGTGGATGTGCGCATATTGGCCGCCACCCACAAGGACCTGCGGCGCATGGTCGACGAGGGCACCTTCCGCGAGGACCTCTTCTACCGGATCAACGTCATCGACATCCACGTACCGCCCCTGTCCGAGCGCGGGGACGACCTGCTCGTGCTCCTCAACCACTTCCTGGCCGAGTTCTCCAGGGGCATGCACCGCCAACCGCCGGCCCTCACGGACGAGGCCCTCCAGGCCCTGCGGCGCTACGACTGGCCCGGCAACGTGCGCGAACTCGAAAATCTCATCCAGCGGCTGGTGGTCATTGTGGACCACGATACCATCGGTATAACGGACCTGCCCGAGGCCATGCGCTTCAGCCTGCCGCGCGAGGGCAGCGTCAACCGGACCCTGGAGGAAGTGGAGCTCGAACATATCCGCAACGTCCTGGTCATGACCGGGGACAACAAGACCCGCGCGGCCGAAATCCTCGGCATCAACCGCAAGACTCTGCGCGAAAAACTCAAGCGCTTCGAGGAGATGCCCAAGCAGGCGGAATAGCCTGCTCCGGCCGTCCCGGTGCGAATTTTTGGGGTTGACCCGGCCCGGTCCTTATGCGAAAGGGCCGGACGGCGTTGACCTGCCCGTCCAGTAGGGTATGGTTCAACGCACAATCATATCCAAGGCGCATCATGGCTTTCAACGCGGAAAAATTCATCAGCAGTCACGTCAGGCACGGCATGAAGGTCGGCCTGGCCAGCGTCCTGGCCTACGTCGGGGCGGAATGGATCGGCCTGCCGTACGGCTACTGGGCGGTCATCACCACGGTCATCGTCATGCAGATGCACGTGGCCGACTCCATCCAGATGTGCCTGTACCGGTTCACCGGCACGGCCATCGGCGCGGGCATGGGCATCCTGATGATCCTCGTCTTCCCGCCCACCCATTTCTATACGCTCATCGCCGTCTTCGTGGGCACGGGCATCTGCGCCTACCTCACACGGTACGATGCGCGCTACCGCATGGCGGCCATCACCATGGCCATCGTCTTTCTGTCCAGCCTGCACGCGGAGCACCGCATCGAATACTCCCTGTTCCGGGTGGCCGAGATCGGCGTCGGCGTACTCTGCGCCTTCGTGGTCTCGGTGGTGGTCTGGCCCAACCGGACCGCCTCGGTCCTGCTCGACCGACTGTCTGCCCAGTACGACCAGGTGGCGGACAACGTCCTGCTGCTCATGGACAATTTCCTGCACCGTCAGCGCAAGACCGATCCGGACCTGTTCTTCGACCTGGCCCGCGAGGTCCAGGCCAACCGGGAACTCTATAACAAGGTTTATGCCACCGAGCGCCGGGTCTTCCGCGATGACATGGACCTGCTGGCCCTGCAGGTCAATACGCTCAACTCCGTGGTGGAGCGGTTGCAGTCCACCCCCAGCCTGCTCAACGAAGTGGAGGGCGACGGGTTCGACATCATCATGAACCCGGAGCTCACCCAGTTGGCCAGCGACATGGCCGACGCCCTGCGCGCCATCGGCCGGGGCGTCCACTACGACCCGCATCCCCTGGCCAAGGCCGTGGACGGGGTGGAAAAGCGGTTCATCGAGCTGCGCGAGCAGGGCGTCATCGAACGGTTCGAGGTGCGCCGCTACTTCCAGGTCATGAGCTTCATCAACACCGCCCAGCACCTCGGCGAATTCCTTTTGGTCGTCCTGTACAAGCCGCAGATGCCCTGACGCGGCACCGTTCGGGGTACGGCAGAGAAGAGGCGCGCGGACGGACTCCGCGCGCCTCTTCTCTTGCCTGACCGGCAGGGCGCATCGCGCCCGCAGGCTTTTCCGCCGCCTCCGAATGGCTCCTTGCCGCCGATCCGTACCCGATTTCGGGGAACGGGCCGCATCGAAAATATTAAATAATTTTACCAACCGGGGAAAAACTCCCCGGTTGATTCGCGCAACGGCCTTTCTCGGCGGTTTTGCGCGATTCGCCGGGTTGCGAAAGGCGGGTGCGCAATCCGGCAACGGCCCGGCCGGCGCCCCCTGGATCGCATTTAACACTTCGCTTTAATTATCTATTATTGTGCATACCCCGTTCCCCGTCGGGGGAAGAGATGCAGGCGGTCCGATGCGCTGGCGGTGGCCAGGGCCTGTTGAGCCGGATCGAAGAAGGGCGGGCCTTTCGGAGAATTTGCGCGATTTCAGGGGTAGAGCCGCAGGCGTGTTTGCTATTTTTATTTTTATTATATCGCATAGTTGTAAGTATTTCTTCCTTTTGCATCATAGGCGCTGCGGCTGGCATGCTTTCTGCTTTTCGCTTGTTGATTGACTAATCAATCGGGGCGCGGGGCGCGATGTGGGGCAATAATACGGAGACAGCCCGCCCGCGTGTGTTGAAACCACCTATCCGAGCGAGGATTGACCAGTTGCAGAACAGATACTTCATCATTTCATCGGTCGTAGCGCTCCTGTTCGCGGGGGCCGTGGTCGGGTACGCGATCCCGGTGGAGAAACAGGAGGTCCCGGCGCGGGTCATCCTGGACAACACCGGCGGTCGGGTCGTGTTCGCCCACAGGGTGCACGCCGAGGACTACGGTTCCGCCTGCGATGACTGCCACCACGACGGTCTGGAGGGCGAAGCCTACCTGCCGTGCGGCACTTGCCATCCGGCGGAGTTCGACGAAACGTTCCGCGCCGAACATCAAAAGGCGTTCCCCGACCGGAAGGCCTGCCTGCGCTGCCACGACGAGGTGCCCACCGGGCCGCTCGCCGAGGACGCACGGCCGGACATCGAATCCATCCCCACCAGGGGCGAGGCCTTCCACACCCTGTGCATGGGGTGCCACGAAGAGAACGGCGGCCCATTCGGCGACGACGCCTGTTACCAGTGCCACGCGAGGTGATCCATGCTCAAGATACACTATTCTCTTGATTTCGAGCTGACCAATTCCATCCGCGACATGGCGCTCCCGGAAGAGCTGCACATTCAGGTGCGCAACCTTATCCTCAAGACCAAGAAGGGCAGCGTCCTGACCAAGGGCGACGTCATCGCCGAACACCCGGCACCCGGCGGCGGGGCTTTCCACGCGGCAGCCGGGGGCAAGGTCACGGGCGTCAACTACCACAACCTGGTCGTCAATTGCACCGGCGGCGACGAGACCGTTTCCCCGGTGGACGTGAACTCCATGGGCAAGGGCACGGAACTGCTGCGCACCCTGCAGTCGTTGGGCGTGGACGTAGCCCCGCTCACGGGCAAGGCCGAGGTCCTGGTCATCAACGGTCTGAACCCGGAACCGGGCGTCTCCGTGGCCCAGCAACTGCTCCGGG
It encodes the following:
- a CDS encoding PAS domain-containing sensor histidine kinase, with product MNLQNYYDTVMELTHGIVVTLDLDGGIIHGNSELEHLSGYHLQELAGRDWFEVFIPRDERDMARRALLESVHGKDITAFAGRIRAKDGDTVYVNWNLKPLTDSNGEIVSLLCVGQDVTDLVLREKGLLRERFTLLERNKELNCLYSLSQLMGEIHRTMDDLLTQVVELLPAAFQNPEMTYARLRIGHKIYETPGFEESDFMLKSDLVVNGDKRGSLSVAVRNDAARPGFLEDEKDLFTTVVQQVVILVSKRETRLAKQELERQLRQSDRLAKIGQFSAGVAHEINEPLANILGFAELALQTPDLPEQVATDLNNIVESSLHAREIIRKLMFFGRQLPPQPAFIDFNDTVEQALRITESGARRGDIEIVRDYDRSLPKILADPQHMKQVVVNLVVNAIQAMTGGGIVTIRTIGHESDAYLVVEDTGPGMPPDVLKMIFTPFFTTKDVDKGSGLGLSVIHGIVKAHGGFIQVESSPDGGTRVEVAFPCHLRDPEDEP
- a CDS encoding FUSC family protein; the encoded protein is MAFNAEKFISSHVRHGMKVGLASVLAYVGAEWIGLPYGYWAVITTVIVMQMHVADSIQMCLYRFTGTAIGAGMGILMILVFPPTHFYTLIAVFVGTGICAYLTRYDARYRMAAITMAIVFLSSLHAEHRIEYSLFRVAEIGVGVLCAFVVSVVVWPNRTASVLLDRLSAQYDQVADNVLLLMDNFLHRQRKTDPDLFFDLAREVQANRELYNKVYATERRVFRDDMDLLALQVNTLNSVVERLQSTPSLLNEVEGDGFDIIMNPELTQLASDMADALRAIGRGVHYDPHPLAKAVDGVEKRFIELREQGVIERFEVRRYFQVMSFINTAQHLGEFLLVVLYKPQMP
- a CDS encoding sigma-54-dependent transcriptional regulator — encoded protein: MSRTVRILAVDDSKSTLEVLKRNLVPAGYEVFTCGRVDEAVALLEDLVIDLVITDYRMPAASGLDLIKHVRANLPDVEIMMITGYPSIPGAVEAIKDGAGEYLAKPFTTDELLSSVGRIVERLQRRRVLSSADTPPDNFGIIGNSPEMELVFQRIGKASASDANVLISGESGTGKELVARAVHYNSHRRTASFVPVNCTAIPDSLVESELFGHVKGAFTGAKESRAGFFEVANGGSIFLDEIGDASPTMQAKLLRVLQSKEFCKVGSSLGKTVDVRILAATHKDLRRMVDEGTFREDLFYRINVIDIHVPPLSERGDDLLVLLNHFLAEFSRGMHRQPPALTDEALQALRRYDWPGNVRELENLIQRLVVIVDHDTIGITDLPEAMRFSLPREGSVNRTLEEVELEHIRNVLVMTGDNKTRAAEILGINRKTLREKLKRFEEMPKQAE
- a CDS encoding cytochrome c3 family protein — translated: MQNRYFIISSVVALLFAGAVVGYAIPVEKQEVPARVILDNTGGRVVFAHRVHAEDYGSACDDCHHDGLEGEAYLPCGTCHPAEFDETFRAEHQKAFPDRKACLRCHDEVPTGPLAEDARPDIESIPTRGEAFHTLCMGCHEENGGPFGDDACYQCHAR